The Kocuria turfanensis genome contains the following window.
CCGCGGCCGGCCCCTCCGCGGCGTCGGCGGGGTCGGTGGCCGCCGCGGTGGCGCCCAGCGGCTGGAGCAGCTCCAGCACCTCCTCGACGTCGGTGACCAGCACGGCGCTGCCCTCCCGGACCAGGCGGTGGCACCCGGCAGAGGTCCCCGCGAGGACGCTGCCGGGGACGGCGCCCACGGGGCGGCTGAGGCCGTCCGCGTGGTGGGCGGTGTTCTGGGCGCCCGAGCGCCACCGGGCCTCGACGACCACGGTCCCCGCCGAGAGGGCGGCGATGATCCGGTTGCGCTGCAGGAAGCGGTAGCGGCTGGGCGTGCACCCCGGCGACGCCTCGCTGAGCAGCAGCCCCGAGGCCTCGACGCCGCGGAGCAGCTCGTCGTTGCCGCGCGGATAGAGCCGGTCGATGCCGCAGGCCATGACCGAGACCGTGGGCGGGACGCCCGTGCCGGTGGCCAGAGCGGCGGTGTGGGCGGCCTGGTCGATCCCGTAGGCGCCCCCGGAGACCACGGTCCAGCCGCGCGAGGCCAGGGCACCGGCGAGGTCCAGGGCGATCCCGCGGCCGTAGCCGGAGCAGTCGCGGGAGCCGACGACGGCCACCGCCCGGCCGGCGGGGAACCGGAGCAGCCCGCGCCGGCCCCGGCCCCACAGTCCGATCGGCTGGAACAGCCCCAGGTCCGCCAGCGCCTCCGGCCAGTCCGGGTCCTCCGGCACCGCGAACCACGCTCCGGCCCGGGCGGCCGCGGCGAGGTCCGCGGCGGGGTCCAGCCCGGCGGCGCGGCCGGCCCAGCGCTCCATCGCGCGGCGCAGGTCGACCTGCCGGGGACCGTACCCGGCCTCTGCGCCGGCCCGGACGAGGTCGGCGTGCTCGGCCGCACGGATCGTCCGTCGGCCGGCGGCGATCTCCAGGGCCGCGACCGGTCCGAGGGCGGCCAGCAGGAGCATGGCGGTGGGGTCCGTGGGCTCCACGAGGCGGCAGAGCCCGGCGCGGGCCAGCCGCACGCCGTCACCGGCGGGTCGGGGAGCGGACGGGGCGGGGTGCATGGTCGGTCCTCCTCTGGGCGGTCGGGTCGGTGCCGCGGTCGGATCAGTGCCGCGGTCAGGCCGGCACGAGCGAGCGGAGGTACAGGGCGGTGTCGACGTCGTCCACCGCCGGCACGCCGCGGCCGTCGAGGTCGGCGAGCGTCCAGGCGACGCGCAGCACCCGCTGGTGGCCCCGGGCCGTCAGCGCCCCCCGGTCCATCGCCCGCTCCAGCGGCGCGGTGACGGTGCGCGGCGGCCGCAGGGGCCCGTGCAGGAGGACCGTGCCGAGCTCGGCGTTGGTGCGCAGGCCCAGCCGGCGGAGGCGTTCGGCCTGGGCGCCGCGGGCGGCGGCGACCCGGGCGGCGACGGCGGCCGTCGGCTCGGCACCGCCCGCCCCGGAGGCGAGCTCACCGTAGGAGACCTTGGGCACGGAGATCTGCAGGTCCACGCGGTCCAGGAGCGGGCCGCTGAGCTTGCCGAAGTACGACCGGCGCACCCGAGGGGTGCAGGTGCAGTCCGCTCCGCGGCCTGCGGACTGCCCGCACGGGCAGGGGTTCGCGGCGAGCACCAGCTGGAACCGGGCCGGGTACACCGCCGAGGCCACCGCCCGGTCGATCGTCACCCGCCCGCTCTCCAGGGGCTGGCGCAGGGCGTCGATCACGCCCCGGTCGAACTCCGGCGCCTCGTCGAGGAACAGCACCCCGCGGTGGGCGCGCGAGGCGGCGCCGGGCCGCGGGATCCCCGTCCCGCCCCCGAACAGGGCCGCCGAGGACACGGTGTGGTGCGGCGCCTCGAAGGGCGGGCGCCGGATCAGCGCGGTGCGCCGCTGCGCAGGGCCGCCGAGGGAGTGGATCGCGGTGACCTCCATGGCGGCGTCGTCCTCGAGGTCGGGCAGCAGTCCGGGCAGGCGTTCGGCCAGCATCGTCTTGCCGGAACCGGGCGGGCCCACCATGAGCAGGTGGTGCCCGCCCGCGGCGGCGATCTCCAGGGCCAGCCGGCCGTCCTCCTGACCGGCGACGTCGGCGAGGTCGGGATCCGTGTGCGCCGCCGCTCCCGCGGCCGTCCCGTCCGGCGCCGTCCTGCCGGGCCCGGGGCCGCCCGGTCCGGGTGCGGACGGGGCGGCACAGGAGGGGACGGCGCCGGAGGGGTCACCGGCCGGTGCGGGGCGGCGCAGCTCCTGCGGATCGGCGCCGGCGGCGGCGAGCACCTCGGCGAGGCAGCCGTAGCCGGCCACCCGGGCGCCGGGGACCAGGGCGGCCTCGGCGGCGTTGGCCTCGAAGACGACGATCCGCTCGTGCCCGGCCCGCACCGCCGCCATGACCGCCGGCAGGATCCCGCGCACCGGGCGCAGCGCCCCGTCCAGGCCGAGCTCGGCCAGGAAGACGGTGCGGCCGGTCGCGGGCACGGACCCGGCGGCCTGCAGGGCGCTCAGCACGATGGCGAGGTCGAAGAGCGAGCCGCGCTTGGGCAGGGTCGCCGGGGTCAGGTTGACCGTGAGCTTGCGCGGGCTCAGCGGCATGCCGCTGTTGCGCGCCGCGGCCCGCAGCCGCTCGCGCGCCTCGTTGAGGGCGGCGTCCGGCAGGCCGACGATCGAGAAGGCGGGCAGGGTCTGGCCGATGTCGGCCTCGACCTCCACCATCGCCCCGTCCAGCCCCACGAGGGCCACCGCCCAGGTGCGCGCGAAGCCCATCACCGGGCCTCCGCCCGGCACGGGTACGGGCCGGGCGGAGGCCCGGTGCGGGCGCGCCCGGAACCGGGAACGATGTGCGGTCGACTGGGGTGCAGGTCGGCGGCGGCGCGCCGGCGGCGGGCGGGGCCGGGGTCGGCAGCGCGGTGCGGTGGGCTCGGGTGCATGCCGGCCATGCTCCACGGCGCGGCCCGGATCACGGAGGACCGGCAGGTCCCGCTGTGGAACAGCCCGGCGCGTCAGGCCGGATAGCTCCCGATGGGGAGCGAGGACGAGGGCGTGGCCGTGGGCTCCGGAGTGGGCGTGGGCGTGGCGGAGGACGTGGGACCGGCCGGGTCCGGGGAGGCCTGGGTGACCGGCTCCGGAGGCGGAGGCCAGGTCCGGCGCGCGGTGGGGCTCGAGGACGCCGACGGGGTGGGGCTGGGCGTCGCCCCCGGCGCCCCGGCGGCGGGGGCCAGGTCGTCGTCGGTGGGTGAGGGCTCGGGCTCAGGGCCCGGAGGCGGCGGAGGGGGTGGCGACGTCGGCTCCGGCGACGGTGTGGGAGCCGGTGCGCCCGTGGGCAGGGGCAACGGCTCGGCCACGGGTGCGCAGGCCGCGTTCCAGGCGGCCTGCTGCACCGGGCCGGACGGATCGGCGGCGTCGGTGCAGTCGGGCACGTACACGGGAGCAGGCCCGGGGGCGGGCTCCGGCGCGGCGGTGGGCTCGGCAGGCGGCGGGGCGGGAGGCGCGGCCGGGGGCTGGGCCGGCCGGGCCGCCGGCTGGGCCGGGGCATCGGGCGCCGGCAGCGGGTCGACGCGCTCCCGCGGGGCCGGCTCCGGGGCCCCCGCACGGTACTGGCGCTGGACGGGCCCGTGGCCGACCGGCTCCGGTAACAGGGCCCGCTCGTTCGGGTACGGGGAGAGCTCGACGTCGTCGAAGCTCAGCGGCAGGCGCTCGAAGTCGCCGATCATCAGCTCGCGGCCCTCGGCGCCGGCCGGGACGGACCCGGTGTACTGGCCGATGAGCTCGTGGGTGCGGGCGTCCAGCTCCGTGCCCTCCGCGGCGTCCAGCGGCGTGCCGTCGGCGCGCCAGAACCCGCCCTCGACGGACCGGTCGGGATCCCACTCGGCGAGCACCTCGACGGCCGGCTGGAAGGGGAACTGGCCGCCCTCGTGGCTGATCACCTTCAGGTCGTCGATCTCCACGGCGCGCGTGCCCTCGGTGTTGTCGATGTGCAGCTCGACGTAGGTGACGGGCTCGACGTGCAGATCCTTGCGCAGCTGCTCCACCTCGTCGTCCGGGGCGGGCACGGTCGGCAGGTCGAAGGAGATCACGGCGCCCTCCTCCGTGGTGAGGGCGTAGGGGCCCGGGGTCAGCCCGCTGGGGGCGGTCGTCACGGTCCCCGGCTGGGCGACGATCTCGGGCTCGTCCTCCGTCGCCGCGCCGCAGCCCGTGGCGGCCAGCGCGACGGCCGCGGCGAGGGTCGCGGCACGACGCGCGGGGGTGAGCGGTCCCGCAGCGACCACAGCGCACCTCCGACGTTCTCCCGGTTGTCGACGGTTCCACAGTGGCACGTCGCGGGAGGACTGTCACGCCGGGTGCGGGCGCGTCGCGTCTTATTGGATCTGTTGCAGGATCTCGATCTCGGCCGCTCCGTCCTGTGCGAATGTGATTGCAACAGCATCGACCCTGATCATCGCGGGGTCGCGGTCGTGGGCCCTCGCCCAGGCCGCCGCGAGGCGGTGCAGGCGCACCGTCTTGGCCCGCGTAATGGACTCGAAAGGATGCCCGTAACGGACGCTCGAGCGGGTCTTCACCTCCACGGCGACGACCCACTCCCCCTGCTCGGCGACGACGTCCACCTCGCCGCGGAGGCCGTCCCGGGCGGGCACCGCACGCCAGTTGCGGTCCAGGACGCGGTAGCCCAGCCCCGTCAGGTGCGCGGCCGCGAGCTGCTCACCGTGCGCTCCGAGTCCCCCGGACACCCGACCCCCTCCCCGGTCCGGGACGCCGCGGACCGGGGTCCAGCATGGCCGCCGGCGGCCGCGGCGGGAGCCGCCCGCGGGCCGGTGTGCAGGGCGGGTCAGGAGGCCGTGGGATCTCCGGCCGCGGGTCCGGCGGCGCCGGGCACGGAGAAGGGATCCGCGTGGGCGAGCTCCTCCACGTTGACGTCCTTGAAGCTCATCACGCGCACGTGCTTCACGAACCGCGCCGAGCGGTAGACGTCCCACACCCAGGCGTCCTTGAGCTCGACGTCGAAGTAGAGCCCGGTGCGCGTCTCCACCGGGTCGATCCGCACCGAGTTGGCCAGGTAGAAGCGGCGGTCGGTCTCCACCACGAACTGGAACAGCCCGGCCACGTCCCGGTACTCGCGGTAGAGCTGCAGCTCCAGGTCCGTCTCGAAGTTCTCGAGTTCTTCGGCGCTCATGTCGTCTCGTCTCCGCTCGTGCTCGGCCCGGCGGCGGCCGCCGGCCGGGTCAGCCGCCAGCTCAGCCGGTGGTGGGGCGTGGGGCCGCCCTCCTCGAGAGCCGCGCGGTGCCCTGCGGCACCGTAGCCCTTGTTGTTCTCCCAACCGTACTGCGGCCAGGCCCCGGAGAGCTCGCGCATGATCCCGTCCCGCTCCACCTTCGCCAGCACGCTGGCCGCGGCCACGCTCGCGCACGTCAGGTCCGCCTTGACCCGGGTCACGACCGTCCCGGTCCAGACGGGCTCGTCCGCGGCGGCGGGGGCGTCGAAGAGGGACGGGGCCGCGGCCGCGGACAGCCAGTCGTGCCGTCCGTCCAGGAGCACGACGTCCGGGGCGGCGCCGCCTCGGGCCGCCGCGGCCAGGGCGCGCTGCCCGGCCAGGCGCAGCGCGCCCGTCAGCCCCAGCCCGTCGATCTCCTGCGGGGAGGCGTGGCCCACACCGCTGGCGGCGCACCAGGAGCGGATCCGCGGGACGAGGGCCTCG
Protein-coding sequences here:
- a CDS encoding YifB family Mg chelatase-like AAA ATPase, whose translation is MGFARTWAVALVGLDGAMVEVEADIGQTLPAFSIVGLPDAALNEARERLRAAARNSGMPLSPRKLTVNLTPATLPKRGSLFDLAIVLSALQAAGSVPATGRTVFLAELGLDGALRPVRGILPAVMAAVRAGHERIVVFEANAAEAALVPGARVAGYGCLAEVLAAAGADPQELRRPAPAGDPSGAVPSCAAPSAPGPGGPGPGRTAPDGTAAGAAAHTDPDLADVAGQEDGRLALEIAAAGGHHLLMVGPPGSGKTMLAERLPGLLPDLEDDAAMEVTAIHSLGGPAQRRTALIRRPPFEAPHHTVSSAALFGGGTGIPRPGAASRAHRGVLFLDEAPEFDRGVIDALRQPLESGRVTIDRAVASAVYPARFQLVLAANPCPCGQSAGRGADCTCTPRVRRSYFGKLSGPLLDRVDLQISVPKVSYGELASGAGGAEPTAAVAARVAAARGAQAERLRRLGLRTNAELGTVLLHGPLRPPRTVTAPLERAMDRGALTARGHQRVLRVAWTLADLDGRGVPAVDDVDTALYLRSLVPA
- a CDS encoding ribonuclease HII, which produces MAPEPRTARPPAGPPGRAPGLAVERSLQEGGAHRVGGMDEVGRGALAGPVTAGVVVLHPGTARGIPGLRDSKLLSPARREALVPRIRSWCAASGVGHASPQEIDGLGLTGALRLAGQRALAAAARGGAAPDVVLLDGRHDWLSAAAAPSLFDAPAAADEPVWTGTVVTRVKADLTCASVAAASVLAKVERDGIMRELSGAWPQYGWENNKGYGAAGHRAALEEGGPTPHHRLSWRLTRPAAAAGPSTSGDETT
- a CDS encoding YraN family protein, whose protein sequence is MSGGLGAHGEQLAAAHLTGLGYRVLDRNWRAVPARDGLRGEVDVVAEQGEWVVAVEVKTRSSVRYGHPFESITRAKTVRLHRLAAAWARAHDRDPAMIRVDAVAITFAQDGAAEIEILQQIQ
- a CDS encoding DUF2469 domain-containing protein — encoded protein: MSAEELENFETDLELQLYREYRDVAGLFQFVVETDRRFYLANSVRIDPVETRTGLYFDVELKDAWVWDVYRSARFVKHVRVMSFKDVNVEELAHADPFSVPGAAGPAAGDPTAS
- a CDS encoding DNA-processing protein DprA; this encodes MHPAPSAPRPAGDGVRLARAGLCRLVEPTDPTAMLLLAALGPVAALEIAAGRRTIRAAEHADLVRAGAEAGYGPRQVDLRRAMERWAGRAAGLDPAADLAAAARAGAWFAVPEDPDWPEALADLGLFQPIGLWGRGRRGLLRFPAGRAVAVVGSRDCSGYGRGIALDLAGALASRGWTVVSGGAYGIDQAAHTAALATGTGVPPTVSVMACGIDRLYPRGNDELLRGVEASGLLLSEASPGCTPSRYRFLQRNRIIAALSAGTVVVEARWRSGAQNTAHHADGLSRPVGAVPGSVLAGTSAGCHRLVREGSAVLVTDVEEVLELLQPLGATAAATDPADAAEGPAAVVDGLSQPDRVLLDALPLAARSRPDHLVRVAGLSAREVLGGLRRLEERGLAEGSEEGWRRRR